One window of the Nyctibius grandis isolate bNycGra1 chromosome 21, bNycGra1.pri, whole genome shotgun sequence genome contains the following:
- the TOR3A gene encoding torsin-3A: MGPGRLAARLGLACGLLLLLGGPAGRGSPGAPPREQEGGLWGRARYEAVKQQLGAVGALSRRYWRYLACRVWREGCEEEEEGSSPRPGWSLPLVGQDYLDILSAWYCSFGKCCETGDCRIVNNITGLAADLHGQLHGQHLAKEVVVRAVQGFLQSPRPEKALVLSFHGWSGTGKNFVARLLASHLYRDGPKSECVRLFISLFHFPHHKYVDSYKAQLKKQIREMVQLCKQSLFIFDEAEKLHFSLLDAIKPFMARYDNKGQMDYRRSIFLFLSNLGGNTINKVALDFWRAGRAREEISVELLEQRLRQELLEPAENSYALSRLLRENLIDFFVPFLPLEYHHVKLCVRDAFMALGLPYTEAALDEVARMMVFVPKEEKLFSAQGCKSVSQRINYFLP, encoded by the exons ATGGGCCCGGGCAGGCTGGCGGCCCGCCTGGGGCTGGCCTGcggcctgctgctgctgctggggggccCGGCGGGCCGGGGCAGCCCAGGGGCGCCGCCGCGGGAGCAGgagggggggctgtggggcagggcgAGGTACGAGGCcgtgaagcagcagctgggagcgGTGGGAGCTCTCTCCCGGCGGTACTGGCGGTACCTGGCCTGCAGGGTGTGGCGGGAGGgctgcgaggaggaggaggaagggtccAGCCCCAGGCCAG GCTGGAGCTTGCCTCTGGTGGGCCAGGATTACCTGGACATCCTCTCCGCCTGGTACTGCAGCTTCGGCAAGTGCTGCGAGACAGGAGACTGCAGGATAGTCAACAATATCACAG ggctggcagcagacCTCCACGGGCAGCTCCACGGGCAGCACTTGGCCAAAGAAGTCGTCGTCCGGGCAGTGCAAGGGTTCCTGCAGAGCCCGCGGCCGGAGAAGGCTCTGGTCCTCTCCTTCCACGGCTGGTCCGGCACGGGCAAGAACTTTGTGGCCCGGCTGCTGGCCAGTCACCTGTACCGGGACGGGCCGAAGAGCGAGTGTGTCAGGTTGTTCATCTCGCTGTTCCACTTCCCCCATCACAAGTACGTGGACTCGTACAAG GCTCAGCTGAAGAAGCAGATACGTGAGATGGTGCAGCTCTGCAAGCAGTCCCTGTTCATCTTCGACGAGGCAGAGAAACTTCATTTCAGCCTCCTGGATGCCATCAAGCCTTTCATGGCTCGCTACGACAACAAGGGCCAGATGGATTACCGGAGAtccatcttcctcttcctcag CAATCTCGGTGGCAACACCATCAACAAGGTAGCCCTGGACTTCTGGCGAGCCGGCCGGGCGCGGGAGGAGATCTCcgtggagctgctggagcagcggctgcggcaggagctgctggagcctgCAG AGAACAGTTATGCCCTCAGCCGCCTCCTCAGAGAGAACCTCATTGATTTCTTCGTGCCGTTCCTGCCTCTGGAGTACCACCACGTGAAGCTCTGCGTGCGGGATGCTTTCATGGCCCTTGGACTTCCCTACACCGAGGCAGCCCTCGACGAAGTGGCCAGGATGATGGTGTTTGTCCCCAAAGAGGAGAAGCTTTTCTCTGCACAGGGCTGTAAATCTGTATCCCAGCGCATCAATTACTTCCTTCCTTGA